In the genome of Leucobacter luti, one region contains:
- a CDS encoding FGGY-family carbohydrate kinase produces MAQRTGIAIGLDLGTSSLKAIAVEIETGRVIERVRQPYPTHRPEPSAAEQAPRDWMAAVVGALGRLAAATRAADWVGIALSAMLPTMVRLDASGEPIGNAIVWEDNRAEPEARHLREHYPEATAYARTGQLMDGRYLVPMSARLARLDPASAERVARIVGAKDYVFAQLTGELLTDPSTAAGSGVYDLARGEYATGAWGALPTVAAATTLRGLHPGVARLVGTAPGIPVALGAADSVLGAEALGARPGHDIAIISGTSTVVLGLRETLALEPKNRALVTPLARGGYGFEMDLVATGSAFQWLAQLTGAASPAVLLEEAAPISPIEAPETLPFVGPGEQGALWDSALRGAFLGLTLGTTRGALMRGLITGVILELRRCVAVLAESPDARILVAGSSLSSELMLQDLADATGLQVAADRSDADHSALGAVGVLLDGLALPALPPITTFERFDPRPDRAVMWAELAARQETAIARERERVAGENAGERETS; encoded by the coding sequence ATGGCCCAGCGCACGGGGATCGCGATCGGCCTTGATCTGGGCACGTCGAGCCTGAAAGCGATCGCGGTCGAGATCGAAACCGGCAGGGTCATTGAGCGGGTACGGCAGCCCTACCCCACCCACCGGCCTGAGCCGAGCGCGGCGGAACAGGCGCCTCGGGACTGGATGGCCGCCGTCGTCGGAGCGCTGGGGAGACTCGCTGCGGCCACCCGCGCTGCTGACTGGGTCGGGATTGCACTTTCCGCAATGCTCCCGACGATGGTGCGTCTCGACGCGTCGGGAGAGCCCATTGGCAACGCAATCGTGTGGGAAGACAACCGAGCTGAACCGGAGGCGCGGCACCTGCGGGAGCACTATCCCGAGGCCACTGCATACGCTCGCACCGGCCAGCTCATGGATGGGCGCTACCTGGTGCCGATGTCCGCACGGTTGGCGCGCTTGGACCCGGCGAGTGCGGAGCGGGTGGCGAGGATCGTGGGGGCAAAAGACTATGTCTTTGCGCAGCTCACCGGTGAACTGCTCACAGATCCGAGCACTGCTGCAGGCTCCGGGGTGTACGACCTGGCCCGGGGCGAGTACGCCACAGGAGCGTGGGGAGCGCTTCCCACGGTCGCCGCTGCCACAACGCTCAGAGGCCTGCACCCCGGTGTGGCGCGCCTGGTTGGCACGGCGCCTGGAATCCCAGTTGCTCTGGGAGCGGCCGACTCCGTGCTGGGCGCCGAAGCGCTCGGCGCGCGGCCCGGCCACGACATTGCGATCATCTCCGGCACGAGCACGGTCGTTCTGGGCCTGCGTGAGACGCTCGCCCTCGAACCGAAGAATCGTGCGCTCGTGACCCCGCTGGCGCGCGGCGGATACGGTTTCGAGATGGACCTCGTGGCGACAGGCTCCGCGTTCCAGTGGCTTGCGCAACTCACCGGAGCTGCTTCGCCCGCGGTGCTGCTCGAAGAGGCAGCGCCGATTTCACCGATCGAAGCACCGGAAACGCTGCCCTTTGTCGGACCGGGGGAGCAGGGTGCCCTCTGGGACTCAGCGTTGCGCGGAGCCTTTCTCGGGCTCACGCTCGGAACAACCCGAGGTGCGCTCATGCGGGGTCTCATCACGGGAGTCATTCTGGAGCTTCGGCGCTGTGTGGCAGTGCTCGCGGAATCGCCAGATGCCAGAATCTTAGTTGCGGGAAGTTCGCTCTCTTCCGAACTCATGCTGCAGGATCTCGCCGATGCGACAGGTCTCCAAGTCGCGGCAGATCGCAGCGACGCGGACCACTCGGCCCTCGGCGCGGTGGGAGTGCTGCTCGACGGCCTCGCACTCCCCGCACTTCCCCCAATCACCACGTTCGAGCGCTTTGATCCCCGCCCCGATCGAGCAGTGATGTGGGCCGAGCTTGCTGCCCGACAAGAGACGGCTATCGCACGCGAGCGCGAGCGCGTCGCGGGAGAAAACGCGGGAGAACGAGAGACATCATGA
- a CDS encoding aspartate aminotransferase family protein, with translation MDITFDTQFPERTARSRELFERAKLTIPGGAGSTARLPRNGWNPYPLFMEQGRGSRITDVDGNEYVDYLLGLGPDILGHRHPVVTEAVVRAIEDQGTSFGLPYELEIEASEKVVAAVPGVEQVRFANSGSEAVGQAVRIARATTGRRIIVRFEGLYHGWQDSVYWSNHVDLDQAGPAESPRPVAMGLGVPAELADTLVVLTWNDAESFVKLMAERGEEIAAVITEPAVLNTGCILPEPGYLELLRSETEKYGAMLIFDEVITGFRIARGGAHEYYGVIPDLTTYAKGIGGGFPVAAIGGTREAMRLIADGTYSHSGTYNANTVQCAAVSATMDLIAEPGLYERQRARGERLARGLEAIANENGIDAYVTGLGTVFQLWFADGPIKNWRDAVAHTREGVFKRWYEEMIVRGVLFHPLQFENLFVSLVHDERDIDDTLEAASGAMKVLAREFRR, from the coding sequence GTGGATATCACCTTCGACACACAGTTCCCGGAGCGTACCGCGCGGTCGCGCGAACTCTTTGAGCGTGCCAAGCTCACGATCCCTGGCGGTGCGGGCAGCACCGCCCGGCTGCCGCGCAATGGCTGGAATCCCTACCCCCTGTTCATGGAGCAGGGACGCGGCTCGCGTATTACTGACGTCGACGGGAACGAGTACGTTGACTATCTGCTCGGCCTTGGCCCAGATATCCTCGGGCATCGCCACCCGGTCGTGACCGAGGCGGTCGTCCGCGCGATTGAGGATCAGGGCACGAGCTTCGGCCTCCCGTACGAGCTCGAGATTGAAGCCTCAGAGAAGGTGGTTGCCGCGGTGCCCGGCGTAGAGCAGGTCCGGTTCGCGAACTCCGGATCAGAGGCCGTGGGGCAGGCAGTCCGGATTGCCCGCGCGACGACCGGACGGCGCATCATCGTGCGTTTCGAAGGCCTCTACCACGGCTGGCAAGACAGCGTCTACTGGTCCAACCACGTCGATCTGGATCAGGCGGGCCCCGCAGAGAGCCCACGGCCGGTCGCCATGGGCCTCGGCGTCCCCGCAGAACTCGCGGACACGCTCGTCGTGCTCACCTGGAACGACGCCGAGAGTTTCGTGAAGCTCATGGCGGAGCGCGGTGAGGAAATCGCCGCGGTGATCACAGAGCCCGCAGTGCTCAACACTGGCTGCATCCTGCCCGAGCCTGGCTATCTTGAGCTCCTGCGGTCTGAGACCGAGAAATACGGTGCCATGCTGATCTTCGACGAGGTCATCACCGGCTTCCGGATCGCACGCGGTGGTGCTCACGAGTACTACGGAGTCATTCCGGACCTCACCACCTACGCGAAGGGAATCGGGGGAGGGTTCCCCGTTGCGGCAATCGGCGGCACGAGAGAAGCGATGCGGCTGATCGCTGACGGCACCTACTCGCACTCTGGCACCTACAACGCGAACACGGTGCAGTGCGCTGCCGTCTCCGCGACGATGGATCTGATCGCAGAGCCGGGGCTCTACGAGCGCCAGCGTGCGCGCGGTGAGCGGCTCGCACGAGGGCTTGAAGCTATCGCGAATGAGAACGGAATCGACGCGTACGTGACCGGACTCGGCACTGTGTTTCAGCTCTGGTTCGCGGACGGTCCCATCAAGAACTGGCGTGACGCGGTGGCACACACCCGTGAGGGCGTGTTCAAGCGCTGGTACGAAGAAATGATCGTTCGCGGAGTGCTGTTCCACCCGCTGCAGTTCGAGAACCTGTTCGTGTCCCTCGTGCACGACGAACGCGATATCGACGACACGCTCGAGGCAGCATCCGGCGCGATGAAGGTGCTTGCGCGGGAGTTTCGACGCTAG
- a CDS encoding M17 family metallopeptidase encodes MRPIFGDGAVVSDRAQRQAAAVAWVRRLTERPPNLLGPAELAAEISALAEGAGVQCEVWAGDELASRGFGATIGVGSGSDRAPRVVRLTWGSDAAAAATLGLVGKGITFDSGGLNVKQDSSEMSWMKADMAAAAAMSAALVLSAQATGADLADGRRVEAILPLCENVISGTAQRPGDVVTHPGGATSEVVDTDCEGRLVLADGIAWCRERGHAVILDAGTLTDGGAGLRASGIWSNHEGLARAVEHAGRVALDPVWPIPLPYGEESALESRVAGVRNAPLDRPDMGRHAASYLGGFAGDVPWVHIDLGGTAFLEAPLAGRPEGATGAGTLVSAEVAEAWLRGAPLIA; translated from the coding sequence GTGAGGCCGATCTTCGGCGACGGAGCCGTGGTGTCGGATCGAGCGCAGCGTCAGGCTGCGGCAGTGGCCTGGGTGCGGCGGTTGACCGAGCGCCCGCCAAATCTGCTCGGGCCAGCAGAGCTCGCCGCAGAGATTTCAGCCCTTGCGGAGGGTGCAGGGGTGCAGTGTGAAGTGTGGGCGGGAGACGAGCTCGCCTCGCGCGGGTTCGGTGCCACGATTGGCGTCGGGAGCGGGAGTGATCGCGCACCCCGCGTCGTTCGGCTGACGTGGGGAAGTGATGCGGCAGCTGCGGCAACGCTCGGCCTCGTGGGGAAGGGAATCACGTTCGACTCGGGCGGGCTCAACGTGAAACAGGACTCAAGCGAGATGTCTTGGATGAAGGCCGATATGGCCGCCGCAGCTGCAATGTCTGCTGCGCTCGTGTTGAGCGCGCAAGCCACGGGCGCAGACCTCGCGGACGGGCGTCGGGTGGAAGCAATTCTCCCGCTGTGCGAGAACGTGATATCTGGGACGGCGCAACGCCCGGGAGATGTGGTGACGCACCCGGGCGGGGCGACCAGTGAAGTCGTCGATACTGACTGTGAGGGGCGCCTGGTGCTCGCGGATGGGATCGCGTGGTGCCGCGAACGTGGTCACGCCGTGATCCTCGACGCTGGCACACTCACCGATGGCGGAGCGGGGCTTCGGGCGTCGGGGATCTGGTCGAACCATGAGGGTCTGGCGCGAGCAGTTGAGCACGCTGGGCGTGTGGCTCTTGATCCGGTGTGGCCCATTCCGCTGCCCTATGGGGAGGAGTCTGCCCTGGAGAGTCGGGTGGCGGGGGTGCGAAATGCCCCGCTTGACCGGCCGGACATGGGGCGGCACGCGGCGAGCTATCTCGGTGGCTTCGCGGGAGATGTGCCGTGGGTGCACATTGATCTCGGCGGCACCGCGTTTCTCGAAGCGCCTCTTGCGGGTCGTCCCGAGGGGGCGACGGGGGCAGGCACGCTCGTGAGTGCCGAAGTGGCCGAGGCGTGGTTGCGAGGCGCACCGCTCATTGCTTGA
- a CDS encoding ABC transporter substrate-binding protein yields the protein MKIWTRRAAAVMIAAVLALTASACAPGGSGAGENFLRVGTTSLVDSLNPFVSDSDYSSVLYQYVYPHLTEYDENLEIVPSFAESWESSEDGKTWTFTTVADQQWSDGKPLTARDVAFTANMIVEHQAGPTGILAGWVAHLQTAEAIDDTTVVFHYESPVANVLTQVQALHILPEHIWAPLAQGDGSEITTFDNAAPIVSGGPFIMEKYEKDQLMMFSGNENWYGTKPKIDGFGFQFFANDDAMVSALKSGQVDMIGQMTPPTAVQTLKDAGMTVETGPSVTIKNVIINTNPDKPEHRELLVPEVRQALEYAIDRSEIVDQTYLGHAAPGGALLSPATGFANESISGLPFDIAAANSILDGLGYARGADGIRVADGVPMKYELVFPTEESGSGDRAFQTMQRGWEEIGVLVEQRKMDPDAAWDAITAPDNQYLEYDIAMWNWTPPVEPDFILSTLTCGSWGNNSDSGYCNPRYDELYAAQAIELDEAKRRAIIDEMQQIIFDDRPYIVYVNPQVIEAHSPQWTGFVLSPLVGSINNLSTQTLTSVERVAS from the coding sequence ATGAAGATCTGGACGCGAAGAGCTGCAGCGGTGATGATTGCAGCAGTGTTGGCACTGACAGCATCGGCCTGCGCACCAGGCGGATCAGGGGCGGGTGAGAACTTTCTTCGGGTCGGAACTACGTCGCTCGTTGACTCGCTGAACCCCTTTGTGTCTGACTCCGACTACTCGAGTGTGCTCTATCAGTATGTCTATCCGCACCTCACCGAGTACGACGAGAATCTCGAGATCGTCCCCTCGTTCGCCGAATCATGGGAATCGTCGGAAGACGGCAAGACCTGGACGTTCACGACCGTTGCAGATCAGCAGTGGTCAGACGGGAAGCCTCTGACGGCCCGAGATGTGGCGTTCACCGCGAATATGATCGTCGAGCACCAGGCTGGGCCGACAGGCATTCTGGCAGGGTGGGTTGCTCACCTGCAGACGGCCGAGGCGATTGACGACACCACCGTGGTGTTCCACTACGAGTCGCCGGTGGCCAACGTGCTGACCCAGGTTCAGGCGCTGCATATCCTTCCCGAGCACATTTGGGCCCCACTTGCCCAGGGGGACGGCAGCGAAATCACCACGTTCGACAATGCTGCGCCGATCGTCTCTGGCGGCCCCTTCATCATGGAAAAGTACGAGAAAGATCAGCTCATGATGTTCTCGGGCAATGAGAACTGGTACGGCACGAAGCCCAAGATTGATGGGTTCGGCTTCCAGTTCTTCGCGAACGATGACGCAATGGTGTCCGCTCTGAAGAGCGGCCAGGTCGACATGATCGGCCAGATGACGCCGCCCACTGCCGTCCAGACCCTCAAGGATGCGGGGATGACCGTGGAGACGGGCCCGAGCGTGACCATCAAGAATGTCATCATCAACACCAACCCAGACAAGCCGGAACACCGAGAGCTGCTCGTCCCCGAGGTGCGCCAAGCGCTGGAGTATGCAATTGATCGCAGCGAGATTGTCGATCAGACGTATCTGGGCCATGCCGCACCGGGCGGAGCGCTCCTGTCACCGGCCACGGGATTTGCAAATGAATCTATTTCAGGGTTGCCGTTTGACATCGCTGCGGCGAATTCCATCCTTGACGGGCTGGGATATGCACGCGGTGCCGATGGGATCCGAGTGGCCGACGGTGTGCCGATGAAGTACGAACTGGTGTTCCCCACAGAGGAAAGCGGGTCGGGCGACCGGGCATTCCAAACCATGCAGCGCGGCTGGGAGGAGATCGGAGTGCTCGTGGAACAGCGCAAAATGGATCCTGATGCGGCCTGGGACGCGATCACCGCACCCGACAACCAGTACCTCGAGTACGACATTGCGATGTGGAACTGGACACCCCCAGTGGAGCCGGACTTCATCTTGAGCACCCTCACCTGTGGCTCATGGGGAAACAACTCTGACAGCGGATACTGCAACCCACGCTACGACGAACTTTATGCCGCGCAGGCCATCGAGCTCGATGAGGCGAAGCGCCGGGCGATCATCGACGAGATGCAGCAGATCATCTTTGACGATCGTCCGTACATTGTCTACGTCAATCCTCAGGTGATTGAGGCGCACAGTCCTCAGTGGACCGGCTTCGTGCTGTCGCCGCTAGTGGGGTCCATTAACAACCTCTCGACGCAAACGCTCACCTCGGTTGAACGGGTTGCCTCGTGA
- a CDS encoding ABC transporter permease, with the protein MHRGRYIWHRTVFALITVFVAISLNFVLFRVLPGSAVTRISRVPNASPELKEALEKQFGLDKSVWEQYLLYLKGLFTGNLGVSFNNRQPVAENLSHAFMNTLPLVLTGTIIALIIGILLGVLSAVRRGSIFDHTMTNISVLFYAFPTQFLGAMLLIAFAGVLPSAGMSDPFAAAAGPWDQFLDQARHLILPVATLVLTLYAENLLIMRSAVLETLGEDYILTARAKGLSRGRIIRSYAIRNAMLPTVTMIALALGTVVSGAILIEVIYSWPGIGRALYEAVLQRDYPMLQGGFLIITIIVVVCNYLADLSYAWIDPRVAN; encoded by the coding sequence ATGCATCGAGGGAGATACATCTGGCACCGCACGGTGTTTGCACTGATCACCGTGTTCGTCGCCATATCCCTGAACTTTGTCCTCTTTCGGGTACTTCCCGGATCCGCTGTGACACGTATTTCGCGGGTGCCCAACGCATCGCCTGAACTCAAAGAAGCGCTCGAGAAGCAGTTTGGACTCGATAAGTCCGTCTGGGAGCAGTACCTGCTGTATCTCAAGGGACTCTTCACCGGCAACCTCGGGGTGTCTTTCAACAACCGGCAGCCGGTCGCGGAGAATCTCTCTCACGCCTTCATGAACACGCTGCCGCTCGTCCTCACCGGCACAATCATCGCGCTCATCATCGGGATCCTGCTCGGCGTGCTGAGCGCAGTGCGCCGCGGCAGCATCTTTGACCACACGATGACGAACATTTCCGTGCTGTTTTACGCGTTCCCCACCCAGTTCCTCGGCGCGATGCTCCTCATCGCCTTCGCAGGAGTGTTGCCCTCGGCAGGCATGAGCGATCCATTTGCGGCGGCCGCTGGCCCGTGGGATCAATTCCTGGACCAGGCGAGACATCTTATTCTGCCAGTGGCGACGCTCGTGCTCACTCTGTACGCAGAGAACCTTCTGATCATGCGCTCAGCAGTGCTCGAGACGCTGGGCGAGGACTACATTCTGACGGCTCGTGCCAAAGGGCTCTCCCGCGGCCGCATCATCCGCTCCTACGCAATCCGCAATGCCATGCTGCCGACGGTCACCATGATCGCGCTCGCACTCGGCACAGTTGTCAGCGGCGCGATCCTCATCGAGGTCATCTATTCCTGGCCGGGGATCGGGCGCGCACTGTATGAAGCAGTGCTCCAGCGCGACTACCCCATGCTCCAGGGCGGCTTCCTCATCATCACCATCATCGTTGTCGTCTGCAATTACCTCGCCGACCTCAGTTACGCGTGGATTGATCCTCGCGTAGCGAATTGA
- a CDS encoding ABC transporter permease codes for MSTPGTTLFSLPRKKRPQTRKRGAFLTAARQPSAIIGIAIIIGFILISLFAPLMTPHSSRAVTCGVFEPPSTQHWLGCDDGGVDVLTLVLEGGRVSMFVGFTAAAIALIIGTSVGILSGYFGGWVDTVLMRITDYFLVIPQIVLMIVIAAVWGPSLDHVIVVIGALMWTATARIVRSQVKSIRERVYVRRVEAIGGGHTRIILRHILPQLGPLLAASGVLAITVAIFNETALAFLGLSDPNAITWGTIMERAFSRAAISTGAWWAIVPAGIAVALLILGCYLLGRAIEDALNPRLKISHLALRTWAVRPLGSTVEIDRRSRAQRRIAAAQETPGSARPAEQDSASTPEPEPAAPSPGADPAQPAPPPGADPVQPDTNGDRA; via the coding sequence ATGTCTACCCCAGGAACCACACTGTTCTCACTCCCGCGAAAGAAGCGCCCCCAGACCCGCAAGCGGGGGGCATTTCTCACTGCGGCACGGCAGCCCAGCGCAATCATCGGAATCGCGATCATCATCGGGTTCATCCTGATTTCACTCTTCGCTCCGCTCATGACCCCGCACTCAAGCCGCGCGGTCACCTGCGGCGTCTTTGAGCCACCGTCAACTCAGCATTGGTTGGGCTGTGACGACGGCGGCGTCGATGTCCTCACCCTGGTGCTCGAGGGCGGCAGAGTCTCGATGTTTGTCGGGTTCACCGCCGCTGCGATTGCACTCATCATCGGCACAAGCGTGGGAATCCTGTCCGGATACTTCGGCGGCTGGGTCGACACCGTGCTCATGCGAATCACCGACTACTTCCTCGTGATTCCCCAGATCGTGCTCATGATCGTGATCGCTGCTGTCTGGGGGCCGAGCCTCGACCACGTGATCGTGGTGATTGGCGCGTTGATGTGGACCGCGACCGCCCGCATCGTTCGATCCCAGGTCAAATCGATCCGAGAACGCGTGTATGTCCGGCGTGTGGAGGCGATCGGCGGCGGCCACACCCGGATCATCCTGCGCCATATCCTCCCCCAGCTTGGGCCACTTCTCGCCGCAAGCGGAGTACTGGCGATCACCGTTGCCATCTTCAACGAGACCGCGCTCGCGTTCCTCGGGCTTTCCGACCCGAACGCCATCACGTGGGGCACGATCATGGAGCGAGCATTCAGCCGAGCCGCAATCAGCACGGGAGCGTGGTGGGCAATCGTTCCAGCTGGAATCGCCGTCGCCCTCCTGATTCTCGGCTGCTACTTGCTGGGCCGAGCCATCGAAGACGCGCTCAACCCTCGCCTCAAGATCTCGCATCTCGCACTGCGGACCTGGGCGGTGCGCCCGCTGGGTTCCACCGTCGAGATCGACCGGCGATCACGGGCGCAGCGCCGGATCGCTGCTGCGCAGGAGACACCGGGCTCCGCCCGGCCCGCCGAGCAAGACTCAGCCAGCACCCCGGAGCCGGAGCCCGCAGCGCCGAGCCCCGGCGCCGATCCGGCCCAGCCAGCGCCGCCACCCGGCGCCGATCCGGTGCAGCCAGACACGAATGGAGACCGCGCATGA
- a CDS encoding ABC transporter ATP-binding protein: MIPTPSSLGNSDVVPTPALEIRNLHVWFRSDDGSEIETVRGIDLTVAPGERIGLVGESGCGKTTTILAALGLLPANATVAGEVRFAGTDILNGGDAGIRPHRWTDIAMVFQGAMSAFNPVKTIGWQIEEALRFHGRSGPEIQARVLELLELVGLPAGTEGQYPHELSGGMKQRAVIAMALSCDPKVLLADEPTTALDVVVQAQILRLLVDLSERLGLAVILVTHDLGVVAQSCSRAAVMRDGVIVETGTVEQLYRAPRSDYTRELFESTPDIEMVAGSGTIAPHATPLLRVEHLSVDYPGKPVTHAVDDVSFTVSRGELVALVGQSGCGKTTTLQAVLGLIPGARGTIDLDGTPVLGARRSERKRHRRRVQPIFQDPYESLDVRFTVGDTLEEPLLIHRVGGSRAERRDLVVSALESVGLTPPERFIDRYPHQLSGGQRQRVAIAAGLVLQPSLLLADEPVSMLDVSVRSGVLRLLADLKEQQGLGILMITHDLSTAAEYADRIIVMRGGKIVESGAPQDVVHRPREPYTRLLIDSIPSPDPARAARRAVEA; this comes from the coding sequence ATGATCCCTACTCCGTCCTCTCTGGGGAACTCCGACGTAGTCCCCACACCTGCGCTTGAAATCCGGAACCTGCATGTGTGGTTTCGCTCCGACGACGGGAGCGAGATCGAAACCGTCCGTGGAATCGACCTCACGGTCGCGCCAGGCGAGCGCATCGGACTCGTCGGCGAGTCCGGGTGCGGGAAGACGACGACCATCCTCGCAGCCCTCGGTCTCCTCCCCGCAAATGCCACAGTTGCAGGCGAAGTCCGCTTTGCCGGCACCGACATCCTGAACGGGGGCGACGCCGGAATCCGGCCGCACCGCTGGACCGACATCGCGATGGTCTTCCAAGGGGCAATGAGCGCATTCAACCCGGTGAAGACCATCGGCTGGCAGATTGAAGAAGCGCTCCGCTTCCACGGACGCAGTGGCCCTGAAATACAGGCGCGGGTGCTCGAACTGCTGGAGCTCGTCGGCCTCCCCGCAGGTACGGAGGGGCAGTACCCGCACGAGCTGTCTGGCGGGATGAAGCAGCGTGCGGTGATCGCCATGGCGCTCTCCTGCGATCCCAAGGTGCTGCTCGCAGACGAACCCACCACCGCACTTGACGTTGTGGTGCAGGCTCAAATTCTGCGACTTCTCGTTGATCTTTCCGAGCGACTTGGACTCGCGGTGATTCTCGTCACCCACGATCTCGGCGTCGTAGCGCAGAGCTGCTCGCGTGCGGCCGTGATGCGCGACGGTGTGATCGTGGAAACCGGGACGGTGGAGCAGCTGTATCGCGCCCCGCGCTCGGACTACACCCGGGAACTGTTCGAGTCAACGCCTGACATCGAGATGGTTGCGGGCTCCGGCACGATTGCGCCACATGCGACACCACTTCTTCGCGTTGAGCACCTGTCTGTCGACTATCCGGGCAAACCGGTCACCCACGCTGTGGACGATGTCTCGTTCACCGTCTCCCGGGGTGAACTGGTCGCACTCGTAGGGCAGTCAGGATGCGGCAAGACGACGACACTCCAGGCCGTTCTCGGCCTGATTCCGGGAGCCCGCGGCACGATCGACCTCGATGGAACACCGGTGTTGGGGGCTCGCAGGTCAGAACGGAAGCGGCACCGGCGCCGCGTACAGCCGATCTTTCAAGACCCGTACGAGTCGCTCGACGTCCGATTCACCGTCGGCGATACGCTCGAGGAGCCGCTCCTGATCCACCGGGTGGGCGGAAGCCGCGCGGAGCGGCGGGATCTGGTCGTGTCCGCGCTCGAGTCAGTGGGGCTCACGCCTCCCGAGCGCTTCATCGACCGGTATCCCCATCAGCTGTCTGGCGGCCAGCGCCAGCGAGTGGCAATTGCTGCAGGGCTCGTCCTCCAGCCCTCACTATTGCTCGCAGATGAGCCGGTGAGCATGCTTGACGTCTCAGTGCGTTCCGGCGTCTTGAGACTGCTCGCCGACCTCAAGGAGCAACAGGGATTGGGGATCCTCATGATCACCCACGACCTGTCTACGGCGGCTGAGTACGCAGACCGGATCATCGTGATGCGCGGAGGCAAAATCGTTGAGTCCGGGGCGCCGCAGGACGTGGTGCATCGGCCACGCGAGCCGTACACCCGCCTCTTGATCGACAGCATTCCGAGCCCCGACCCAGCGCGCGCGGCCCGCCGAGCCGTCGAAGCGTAG
- a CDS encoding purine-nucleoside phosphorylase produces the protein MSESTTLLVFAHRDEAFAFADVPHLVTGVGKVQGAVALAAALAETPVDRVVVLGTAGVVGDGPDRLSLDEVVQVTRVVQHDFSLPSPELTPAGEVLLPERTATIATGDVFVKDDAQRAHISSLGAELVDMEAYSYATVCARFSVALQLFKIPSDFADSATTDEEWDTIVFRKSEQLRAFWDARLR, from the coding sequence ATGTCGGAGTCCACCACACTGCTCGTATTCGCCCACAGGGACGAGGCATTTGCGTTCGCAGATGTGCCCCACCTCGTCACCGGGGTCGGGAAGGTGCAGGGCGCTGTGGCGCTTGCGGCGGCCCTTGCCGAGACCCCCGTCGACCGCGTCGTCGTGCTGGGCACGGCGGGTGTCGTTGGTGACGGCCCAGACCGCTTGAGCCTCGACGAAGTAGTGCAGGTGACGCGTGTCGTGCAGCACGACTTCTCACTGCCCTCACCGGAGCTCACCCCTGCGGGCGAGGTTCTTCTGCCCGAGCGGACGGCAACGATTGCCACGGGCGACGTATTCGTGAAAGATGACGCGCAACGCGCACACATTTCGAGTCTCGGCGCCGAGCTCGTGGACATGGAGGCCTACTCCTATGCCACCGTGTGCGCCCGATTCAGTGTCGCGCTCCAGCTCTTCAAGATCCCGTCTGATTTCGCCGACAGCGCGACAACCGATGAAGAGTGGGACACGATCGTGTTCCGCAAGAGCGAGCAGCTCCGCGCGTTCTGGGATGCTCGGTTGCGCTAA
- a CDS encoding S-ribosylhomocysteine lyase → MSDVELAEVESFSLDHTKVLAPYVRLIGVERGPKGDAISNFDIRLVQPNEQEIPTAGLHTIEHTLAALLRTRFDGLIDISPFGCRTGFHLIAWGEPSTEIVAAAIKSSLEDLAHRVTWADVPGTEAISCGNYRDHSLHSAKEWAQVVLERGISLDAFDRSRIA, encoded by the coding sequence ATGAGCGACGTTGAACTTGCCGAGGTGGAGAGCTTCTCCCTCGATCACACCAAAGTCCTGGCACCCTACGTGCGCCTGATTGGAGTGGAACGCGGGCCGAAAGGCGATGCGATCTCCAACTTTGATATCCGACTCGTGCAGCCCAACGAGCAAGAGATCCCGACCGCCGGACTGCACACGATCGAGCACACGTTGGCAGCGCTGCTTCGCACACGCTTTGACGGCCTCATCGACATCTCCCCGTTCGGCTGTCGCACGGGGTTCCACCTGATCGCGTGGGGCGAGCCCTCCACGGAGATCGTTGCCGCAGCGATCAAATCATCACTCGAAGATCTGGCGCACCGCGTCACCTGGGCGGATGTCCCCGGCACCGAGGCGATCAGCTGCGGCAACTACCGCGACCACAGCCTGCACTCGGCGAAGGAGTGGGCACAGGTAGTGCTCGAACGCGGGATCAGCCTTGACGCGTTCGACCGCTCCAGGATCGCGTAA
- a CDS encoding DUF1905 domain-containing protein, protein MDIEFAATPYRWEARSQLWVFVDLPAPLAADIAEIPRPRAGFGAVRVEARIGVTRWRTSIFPSAAREASGSDEETPEPGYILPLKRAVREAQGIELGREVTIGLTVLDL, encoded by the coding sequence GTGGACATCGAGTTCGCGGCGACCCCGTATCGCTGGGAAGCGCGCTCTCAACTCTGGGTCTTCGTAGATCTGCCAGCCCCGCTCGCGGCCGACATCGCTGAGATCCCGCGTCCGCGGGCGGGGTTTGGTGCGGTCCGGGTAGAGGCCCGGATTGGGGTGACGCGGTGGCGCACGTCAATCTTCCCGAGCGCAGCACGCGAGGCCTCGGGCTCGGACGAGGAGACGCCCGAGCCCGGCTACATTCTCCCGCTCAAGCGCGCCGTGCGCGAGGCCCAGGGGATCGAACTCGGCCGTGAGGTCACGATCGGCCTCACGGTTCTCGACCTCTAG